The Perca flavescens isolate YP-PL-M2 chromosome 8, PFLA_1.0, whole genome shotgun sequence DNA window TTTGTATGAAGAGTGTTGGGAAGGAGGCATGAagactgtgtgtgcgtggtgtTTGATCCACACTCCACGGCTTTTTTAGATGTTGTTGGACTGCATGAAATAAGCACTTCACTCATAATCCATGTATTGTACATGTCCATCTTTATGTTTCTGTAACTAAGAATGACTCATCCACCGTCAGGGGGATGTGGAGAGCCTGGAAGCAAGCAGCGTGTTCTCAGAGATCCTgatgataaataaatatttgattcTTGTGCTTGCCAGTGATGTAATCACAGATTTTATTCTAAGACATCTATACATATTTCATTTCTGATACATATTTCAcagagagatgtgtgtgtgtggtttgtgtgtgcCCCCCATTCTGAAGTaagatttttgtcattttaagaGATAAAGGACTAAGTAGGCAATTTCCAGAaaatttttgtgtgtgcattgtgaatgtgcatgtaatttttgtctatatatatatacatatatatatatattacatcacatgcattgacttacattacaaAAATGGCCCTGACCCAGtgtcagccataactacaacaaataacttctaaaataaaataaaaatacaattaggcctatataaagaaatctcctgctaccttttacctggctggatacaataacacaggcttttctggtgttacaccaaaatctgtgacccttcagaatgtgtgctctgtagcgccTTCTACCTGccttaaatcattttgtgactttgcgggaaaaatcggacccaggcagaggcattaataaaaactatataaaataaccttctttttacttttagtcttgtttgctgttacaggtcatttatgatcatcagatggaacattacacagtttcaggaacatgtaaaagttacatatagtcacttgaATGCACCAATGGAGAAGTTATGACATATTTTCAAAGtaaacagtaaacacatgaagtTAGTGACTAGGCATGAACTTTTAACCATGCTTAGGCCTAGTTGTTTTTGAACATGTCATCTTGTCACcttatacagtacatttgaaACTGGTTGCAGTACATTAACACTGAAAGGACATGAAATGTTGTTAAGATGGTCTTTGTATTGTAATGCAGGTCAGAGGTTTTGATACAGCTGTTTATATGTTGTGAGAGACACCTAACTATTCTTTCAAATAATCATGCCTACTGTGTATTATTTCGTAATAGATAATATAACAGGACTCACCTGTTGTTACAACTAAAGACAATAATGATTTTTCAAACACTGAGctcgaaaaaaaaaagggaaaatttGAGTGTTTGATATGAAATGTTGATCCCAGATTCTGGTTAATTTGTGTCTTGCTGAAAGAGAACTGCAGTATAGATCTGCTGCAGGCAGATGAAAGCAGTTCATGTGAGCAGGGGAACAGAGACAGGGAAGGATTCTGGGTAGTGGGACAGGTGTGGTGAGTGTCGCACCTATAAGCAACCGGATAAAAGAATCACAGATTTTTggtacatttgaaaatattgagGTTGAAAGAATAAATAAGAAGGAAGAAAATGGATGAagacaaatatttttatttcaagctAAAAAATAAGTTAACAACTGACTAGTACTGCTGATGGTCACATGCTCttactgtgatttattttcCTGCTATTTGCATCTTAGGAAAATAGATGGTAGTAATGTAGAAGAAGAGGACACCATTGAACTGACAGAGGATGGGCGTCCGGTGGCATCAGCACCACGTCCTGCCCCATTGCTGGACTGCAGCTGCGGCGGTCTGCCCAAGCGCTACATCCTAGCCATCCTCAGCGGCCTGGGCTTCTGCATCTCCTTTGGCATCCGTTGCAACCTTGGTGTGGCCATTGTGGAGATGGTGAACAACAACACAGTCTATATCAATGGGACTCCTGTGCTTCAGGTAGCTGGATCAAATCCAACAGGTCCCCCGGGTTATTGACGTTATAGGACTGTGAAATGTGTCTCTTCCTTTTGTTGCTCACAGAAGCAAACTTAAAGAAGCAAAACTAAATTGCAGTTTAACCATTTGTATCAACTCTTTTAGGGGTGTATCTGTGAAGTAGCTAGGTAGATAATACCAAAGGAATGCACTTTAGTGGTAAATGGGGGTTATTTCCAGATTTTAGCgtgcatctgttttttttttttttttttcccctctccagAAGGCTCAGTTTAACTGGGACCCAGAGACAGTGGGGCTGATCCACGGCTCCTTCTTCTGGGGCTACATTGTCACTCAAATCCCTGGTGGTTTCATCTCCAACAAGCTGTTTGCGAACAGGTGACATGCACTTCATGACTATCAATAGTTCCACTGTAACGCTGTAATCTTGGTTTtatgcaagggggtaagcctctccccGGAACgtgtagctcctatggcgccattttgatgctaccaagccatcacctcccgttattattccattgactgccattcattttggcgccactttgacagcgaataactttacatcgttatggctccgtagcaggtgtttttgtaaaaataggctaacgattgtgtcataaccacgcgacttactgtcgcacagtagagaaattaccgtacagtacaggagaagctcgcaggcagttttagctgtttaggtttaattactaatgttaactagcattttagttaacAATAATTAGCCTCTGCCTATGCTTTCTCCTAACATAGACCTACGCTCTACGTCTCTgcgagatttctcttggcacagctaccagaacacttataactttcagacacgttgctcacgtcacatttacgtcgtctctctcagttgtaGGCTGCACAGTAATGCTCAGCCCTCACCgggaaagtgcttctaatatccttcactggtctccgtccagagcaacgggatctgttggtccattttatatatgtctatGGTTTTATGTCATTATAAATGATGACGCCTCATGAAGGCCACTCTTTACCTTTCTCTGATATTTTATACAAACCAAAGAATTAATCAATGACAAAACTACTCATTAGTCGTAGCCCTAAACACAGTGCAGAGACAAGTGATGCTGTTGCCCATGAGATAGAAACTATTGATGGTACATGTGAGGTGTGCCAACAAAAACCATAAgagacattttgtgttttttgttgatgtttttccATGAGTTGAGGGTGAGGTCATGCTCACTGCAGCCATGTATGTTAAAAGGATCACAAGAAAGACTAAAACAGGATGAAGGTTTGGGGAGAGTCTGCGTGGTTAAAGGGTTAAAGCTGTACGGTGTGGTGAGCGGTGCCGATGGAGCAGATAGCAGTCCTGTAATAAAAGCTTCACAGGAAAAGAGGACACGCCACTGACAGAGTTAATAATGAAAGATCCTGCCTCTGATTTCTTTCTGAAACACCAGCCACTGGAATATTACAAGTGTCACTTACACACTGTTTTggaaaaagagaaggaaggggggaTGAGGTGAAGGAGAAACGAGATGGGAGCTAAGCGGCACCGTGGTGATGAAGTAGAAAGTTGCAGATTGAATGGGATGTCTTTATCTCAGCGCATGAAAGGCAGAGGCGTGAGATCTGTCTCATTATAAGGCTGACTGAGATGCTTTGACCGGGAGATATTTGGAGATACTGCCTGCCATTATTAGACATCTACAGTTGCTTTTAGACACTTGGTAGCATGTGCTGTCTTTTTACCtcacaaatatcacaatataagTCAAGGTTATAATTTCCTAATTATTTCTAAGGCTTTTTCATGAAAATAATTGTGTAGTTTGGTAATAGCTAATGACTGATGCACTGACTAGGACTATTGGTTACATTACCAATAAAttgaaattaattaattgaaagTGTAGTTTTTTAACAATTCAGTATTTCCCcaataactttaaaaaaaaaaaaaaaaagctttaaaggaTACATATATGCTCATTTTAAAgtttatacttgtattttgggtttctactgaaacatgtttacatgcgtaaatgttcacaaaaaaaatgactgtctgtctgaatatgcCTGTATTCACcgtctgtctgaaacgctccattTAAGCCCCCCTCATGAAAAAGCCCAGCCTGCCCTGATTGGCTTGCAAACAAATATAACGCACCTTTGCAAAGGTACCCTGCGTTACAATATCCATACTACTATATTATTTAGTATTCAAGAAAAGGATTTAGTATcctttatatattgtattttaaatgcagTATAACCAAAAATACCAGAATGTCCTACTGCATCCGATCACATTTAGCAGTATGCAAGCAAGCATGCTTTTCTGGCTATTCTGACCCACAATCCTCTGCAGCGGAAGATACATCACATCGACTGAGCTTCCAAGAGAGCACAGACAGATGACAGCTTGATTGACAGAGGTCTGTAAGGGATACATGAGCAAGAGAGTCAAAGTTCAAGGGCCCAATTTTATGACAAAGttacattgtacattttatgcatactgcatgcaacagtATGTAACTTTGTAAGGGCAGCTGCAAGACATACTAAAAGTAAGTATGCAATTAGAAACCTAGTTTAAACCATGGGTGGAGATATATAATGACACTCCAGTATTTCTACAGGGTGTTTGGAGCTGCCATTTTCCTGACGGCGCTGCTGAACATGTTCATCCCATCAGCAGCAAGGGTGCACTACGGTTGTGTCCTGTTTGTTCGCATCCTGCAGGGCTTAGTGGAGGTAAGAAAAAGAACATGTTGGcggtaaaactgtaaaaatgatcagcttacagtaaaaataataattctacATTTTGAGAAAATTTGCCTATTTGATTTATTGTTGAGACTTACAAGAGAAGCTCATGTCATGTATGTCCTGTCCATGAAGCTAAcaccagttagcttagcttagcttagcataaagactagaaacaggggaaaacagctagcctggctcggTCTGAATGGGTTGTGTCTAGATGGTAACCCTAGATTTGCACAAACTCTCTCGAGACTCGCTACCCAAAGACCTATCTTTGTGCTGATTTAACAAGATATACAGTTTGTATTAGTGATCTTTAgaggagccaggctagctgtttccagttttTTGCGCGAAGCTAACCAGCTCCGTtcggtagcttcatatttatcgTACAAACATCTAAGCAAGAAAGCAAAATAAGtccatttcccaaaatgttgaactattctttgaaagctgtcagataaatcaTAGGTTTCCTCTCAACTCAATCTTTGACCTTTGACATCTTCCACACCCTGCTAGGGTGTCACCTACCCAGCATGTCATGGGATGTGGTCCAAATGGGCGCCACCTCTTGAACGGAGTCGACTGGCCACAACTTCATTCTGTGGTGAGGGATGCCTCTAATTTCCTCTTATCAGAAAACTCAATGAACGCTCCAAAATTTACCACAACACAAAGCTTTTCCCTTTTACAAACCAGTTTACACACCCTTATAAGTCATAGTGGGGCTGGTCAGTAAATGGACATGAGAGAGGTCATTTTGTTTTGCAGATTTAGTCCACTGCTGTATCTCCTGAAATTAAAATAACCATGTTTCACTTTTAACTGATACCATGACAACCCACGCATCAAAACCCTCTTGACTCAGAAGGAGCTTCTCCCTCTATTCACCTAAATGAAGCGTCACATTACGGTCCAAAAGCACTCTCATGCTCCCTGCTCTATTCAAAACAACAGTGTTCATGAATCTGTCTGATAATagaaaacacattaaaacaccCTGCCTGTCTCGGCAGTGCCAACAACTCAGCATTTATTCAATGAAACAAATGTgttctttgatgtgtttgtctTCATTCAGACACATTTTCACTATACAGTGTAGTTTTTTGTGCATTTGAAGGCTGTTGCACTGTAACAACATCATTTAGTTCTCTTGTATAATGTTCAAAGTTGTGAAAAGGAAATGTAAGCatataatatacaatacaacaatatatatattttttttatactttagtTATTTATTACTAAGATCCGGTGTTACTGCTGGTATAACCATACGTTGACATTAAAATCTGAAACAAATTACTGTTCCCAGGATCCTATGCAGGAGCAGTGATTGCCATGCCTTTAGCTGGAGTGCTCGTTCAATATGTTGGATGGTCTTCGGTCTTCTATATCTATGGTAAGACTGCTGTTTAAATGAACATTACATACATAAAATCACAACAAACATTTTGGTCACTCTCTTGAGAACAACATAAAAGTGTAAATGTTCATGTAAAGATAAAGATATTGCAGAGAATTTGATGGGAATATAAATTATGTAACTGCAGACAGAagccaattagcttagcttagcatgaaggcTGGAAATTGTGAAAACAGctgagactccaggaagttactgcCCCTGGCCGAGAAATAGTTTAGCACATAACCCAACATAAATCAACAATGTGcatattttcacttttacacttgtttatggtttatacaaaatacatataaaatgttaatcagtgagctttataggatcatttatttaaccttgGACAGACCCGGCCAGGCTAGCTTTTGCCCCCTGATTTCAGTTTTTGTGCTAAGATAAGTTAACAGGCAGTTGGCAGTAGCTTAATATTTatctagggtgaccagacgtccagGTTTGACCGGCACAGTCCTGATTTTgagtcccgagtcccgacaaaagcctgtcgggacactaaaatgtcccggtttacaccaaccactatgaaattgtccaGGTTGTCAGCGATTACATAGCCGACGTGGTCTTATTATAGCCCGATCATTAACTAAACCCAAAGACTAATAAAGCGTCCAGCATATGGttttaacaatgtgtgtgtgtgtgtgtgtgtgtcagtcgtAGTCATAGTCTGCGTCtgcataatctgtgcagccagcattacaatatatatttataaacgTTGCAATGCCTCTTCTTATCTGTCTCGTTTTAACAGTCGGGCTATGTCGGGCTATGTCGGGCTATGCATGCAGAGACATGCAGAGGggctcaagaaaaaaaaaggcttaatagttaatacataatttatatgaaatttaaacaaaacacttAATCTATTAACACAACTCTGATTACCTTACCAATTGATCTTATTTCCCTTACGCAATTGTTTAATAGTTTTAATAAACAATCAACAAAATAATCAGTTCACACGACTTTTTAGAGTTCATCAGGTTAATCACAAACAGCAAAGGAAACTATGCCACAATGTGCATGTTTTCTATGCTACTAGTTTCAAGTATATATTTAGAACAAGTGACTGCATCAAGGATATTTCACTATGAATTTGTTAATTTTGCAAATGGCAATACATAATTTGAAttattttggtgttattggaataaataaaataaaaaaatcttttttataaaaaatctcaACAGAAAtcttcacactaaactgaaaaaggctgtcgCTACATtacaattttgttaattttacaggaaaaaacactattattattagatCAGAGCCTACGATCAAagtaatgaagttactgtctgtgtttatgtctgacctgggctggcacatgttcacgttaaaaagcatgtgcgtgcacgagcactacggtcacgcgcaaagtgtcccggttttagttccaggaaatctggtcaccctatatTTATCACACAGGCATATGACATACTCTATGTGTTGATCTTCTCagctaactctcagcaagaaagcgaatagtATAATAATAGTATCACCCAAACTGTCAAACTATTTATTCAAGCTGTAAAAGGGATCTTTGTGTTTTACCAATCATTTTAGAACTAGAGGTTAAAAAACCCTCAAAACCATTTGTTGTCATTTTAACAAATGGACGTAAACCAGCCCAGTCCTATtaatttatacatatatatgtatatatgcatacacacacacacacacacacacacacacgcacacactagtGTTGAGTCATTGTATACACTAGGTGTCAGTTTAGTGACATGCAAAGTGTTTTAATCCTTGACTGGCACACCACTCTGTGGCAGTTGTACTTTGTATGCTTTGCACAATAAGCGTTATCTGAATTGCTTTAGAGTTTGATTAAAATTATTAACACTGACATAAAATTCATACTttgccaaatgtgttttaatcaaAATCTACTGTGGTTCTGCTCTGATATAATCTCATGATTTATTGATGTGAATTAGCATTTTCCTGTCTGGGCTCTGTGACTCATGCCttgttcatttcattttaataatgaaactTCTTGTGGTCAGAGCTAGTTTTAATTAGTCTGCCCTGCCCCTTAAAAAGCCTTTActacaatttcatttttttgttggtGTCATTTCACGAAAAGGCGTTTTTGGGATCATATGGTATATCATTTGGCTCCTGCTGGCATATGGAAGTCCTGCTGAACATCCCACAATCACCGAGGAGGAGAGGACGTACATCGAGACCACCATTGGTGAAACAATGCGCCAACTGAGTGTGACTGAGGTTTGTATGCGTAATAAGCTGCCAGTTTCAGGGTATCACagtgcaattttttttataatttcacaaaactcctgacacacacacacaaacacacacacacacacacacacacacacacacacacacacacacacacacacacacacacacacacacagtataaacGGCATACAATGACTTCTGCCATTCAATCGCAGAAATTCAAGACTCCGTGGCGCCGTTTCTTTACCTCCATGCCCGTCTATGCCATCATCGTGGCCAACTTTTGCCGCAGCTGGACCTTCTACCTGCTCCTTATCAGCCAGC harbors:
- the slc17a8 gene encoding vesicular glutamate transporter 3, whose product is MPFSGLAGLKEQVLKPGKEEVKSTVGDSLGKLQRKIDGSNVEEEDTIELTEDGRPVASAPRPAPLLDCSCGGLPKRYILAILSGLGFCISFGIRCNLGVAIVEMVNNNTVYINGTPVLQKAQFNWDPETVGLIHGSFFWGYIVTQIPGGFISNKLFANRVFGAAIFLTALLNMFIPSAARVHYGCVLFVRILQGLVEGVTYPACHGMWSKWAPPLERSRLATTSFCGSYAGAVIAMPLAGVLVQYVGWSSVFYIYGVFGIIWYIIWLLLAYGSPAEHPTITEEERTYIETTIGETMRQLSVTEKFKTPWRRFFTSMPVYAIIVANFCRSWTFYLLLISQPAYFEEVFGFPISKVGLLSAVPHMVMTIVVPIGGQLADFLRSNKIMSTTNVRKLMNCGGFGMEATLLLVVGFSHTRGVAISFLVLAVGFSGFAISGFNVNHLDIAPRYASILMGISNGVGTLSGMVCPLIVGALTKNKTRLEWQHVFIIASMVHYTGVIFYAIFASGEQQDWADPESTSEDKCGIIDEDELAEESELNMENTVAPKKSYGTTDNSSGGKQGWKKKRGVTMQEEEEHFGNGDYQDRYQ